A window of the Mesorhizobium opportunistum WSM2075 genome harbors these coding sequences:
- a CDS encoding form I ribulose bisphosphate carboxylase large subunit, with product MMTVQPTELKGKERYRAGVLKYAQMGYWNGDYVPKDTDLIALFRITPQDGVDPIEAAAAVAGESSTATWTVVWTDRLTAADQYRAKAYRVDPVPGRPGEYFCYVAYDLILFEPGSIANLTASIIGNVFSFKPLMAARLEDMRLPVAYVKTFKGPPTGIVAERERLDKFGRPLLGATTKPKLGLSGKNYGRVVYEGLKGGLDFMKDDENINSQPFMHWRDRFLYCMEAVNRAAAETGEIKGHYLNITAGTMEEIYRRAEFAKELGSCIVMIDLIIGYTAIQSISEWCRRNDMILHLHRAGHGTYTRQKNHGISFRVIAKWMRLAGVDHIHAGTAVGKLEGDPMTVQGYYNVCRELKNEVDFPRGIFFEQDWADTLKVMPVASGGIHAGQMHQLLDLFGDDVVLQFGGGTIGHPMGIQAGATANRVALEAMVLARNEGRDIAAEGPEILRAAARWCKPLEAALDVWGNISFNYQSTDTSDFVPTPAVAV from the coding sequence ATGATGACCGTGCAACCGACAGAGCTCAAAGGCAAGGAACGCTATCGCGCCGGCGTGCTCAAATACGCGCAGATGGGGTACTGGAACGGCGACTACGTGCCCAAGGACACCGATCTGATCGCGCTTTTTCGCATCACGCCCCAGGATGGCGTCGATCCGATCGAGGCCGCGGCCGCCGTCGCCGGCGAATCCTCGACGGCAACCTGGACGGTGGTCTGGACCGACAGGCTGACGGCGGCTGACCAGTACCGTGCAAAGGCCTATCGGGTCGATCCGGTGCCGGGGCGGCCCGGCGAATATTTCTGCTATGTCGCCTACGACCTGATCCTGTTCGAGCCGGGCTCGATCGCCAACCTGACGGCCTCCATCATTGGCAACGTGTTTTCGTTCAAGCCGCTCATGGCGGCGCGGCTGGAAGACATGCGGTTGCCCGTCGCCTATGTGAAGACCTTCAAGGGACCGCCGACCGGCATCGTGGCCGAGCGCGAGCGGCTCGACAAGTTCGGGCGACCGCTGCTGGGGGCGACCACCAAGCCGAAACTCGGGCTTTCAGGCAAGAATTACGGCCGCGTGGTTTACGAGGGTCTGAAAGGTGGCCTCGACTTCATGAAGGATGACGAGAACATCAACTCGCAACCCTTCATGCACTGGCGCGACCGGTTCCTCTACTGCATGGAGGCCGTCAATCGCGCCGCCGCCGAAACCGGCGAGATCAAGGGGCACTACCTCAACATCACGGCCGGCACGATGGAGGAGATCTACCGGCGTGCCGAATTCGCCAAGGAACTGGGCTCATGCATCGTGATGATCGACCTGATCATCGGCTACACCGCAATCCAGTCGATCTCGGAATGGTGCCGGCGCAACGACATGATCCTGCATCTGCATCGCGCTGGACATGGGACTTACACCCGCCAGAAGAACCACGGCATCTCGTTTCGCGTCATCGCCAAGTGGATGCGGCTTGCCGGCGTCGACCACATCCATGCCGGCACGGCCGTCGGCAAGCTCGAAGGCGATCCTATGACGGTCCAGGGCTATTACAATGTCTGCCGCGAACTCAAGAACGAGGTGGACTTTCCGCGCGGCATCTTCTTCGAGCAGGACTGGGCCGACACGTTGAAAGTCATGCCCGTGGCCTCTGGCGGTATCCATGCCGGGCAGATGCATCAGCTGCTTGACTTGTTCGGTGACGACGTCGTGCTGCAGTTCGGCGGCGGCACCATCGGCCATCCGATGGGGATTCAGGCGGGCGCAACCGCAAACCGCGTTGCGCTGGAAGCCATGGTGCTTGCCCGCAACGAGGGCCGCGATATTGCCGCTGAGGGCCCGGAGATACTTCGCGCTGCCGCCAGATGGTGCAAACCCCTTGAAGCGGCCCTCGATGTATGGGGCAATATCAGCTTCAACTATCAGTCTACGGACACCTCGGACTTCGTCCCCACCCCTGCCGTCGCCGTTTAA
- a CDS encoding ribulose bisphosphate carboxylase small subunit — translation MRITQGTFSFLPDLSDEQISAQVEYCLRKEWSIGVEYTDDPHPRNIFWEMWGNPMFDLKDAAGVMMEVRACRVAQPDSYIRLNAFDSSRGFETVMLSFIVNRPKVEPKFVLTRTETDSRVQRYSMKAAL, via the coding sequence ATGCGCATCACACAGGGCACTTTTTCCTTTCTGCCGGACCTCTCGGACGAGCAGATTTCCGCGCAGGTCGAATATTGCCTGCGCAAAGAATGGTCGATCGGCGTTGAATACACTGACGACCCGCATCCCCGGAACATATTCTGGGAGATGTGGGGCAACCCAATGTTCGACCTCAAGGACGCGGCCGGCGTGATGATGGAGGTCCGTGCCTGCCGCGTTGCGCAACCGGACAGCTATATCCGCCTCAACGCCTTCGATTCCTCGCGTGGTTTCGAGACGGTGATGCTGTCCTTCATCGTCAATCGGCCGAAGGTCGAGCCCAAGTTCGTCCTCACCCGCACCGAGACGGACAGCCGTGTTCAGCGCTATTCGATGAAGGCTGCACTTTAA
- the cbbX gene encoding CbbX protein encodes MTAVQTFEAATPTVDLAADFRESGVAEILAELDRDLAGLKPVKQRIRETAALLLVERARSRLGLSTHTPTLHMSFTGNPGTGKTTVALRMANLLHRLGYVRKGHLVSVTRDDLVGQYIGHTAPKTKEVLKKAMGGVLFIDEAYYLYRPDNERDYGQEAIEILLQVMENQRDDLVVILAGYGDRMERFYQSNPGFRSRIAHHIDFPDYEDAELLSIAETMLAKQNYVLDDEATQMMAAYIRMRRTQPHFANARSIRNALDRARLRHANRLFETSVGPVTMQEMSTIRADDIRASRVFLTPTAAEGPTT; translated from the coding sequence ATGACTGCCGTGCAGACATTCGAAGCGGCAACGCCGACCGTGGACCTGGCCGCCGATTTCCGTGAATCGGGGGTGGCAGAGATCTTGGCGGAGCTTGATCGCGACCTGGCCGGTCTCAAGCCGGTCAAGCAGCGTATCCGCGAGACGGCGGCGCTCCTGCTGGTCGAGCGTGCGCGCAGCCGCCTGGGCCTGTCGACCCATACGCCGACGCTGCATATGAGCTTTACGGGCAATCCGGGCACCGGCAAGACGACGGTGGCGCTCAGGATGGCAAATCTGCTGCATCGACTTGGGTATGTGCGCAAGGGCCACCTCGTCTCGGTAACGCGCGACGATCTCGTCGGCCAGTATATCGGCCATACCGCGCCGAAGACGAAGGAGGTGCTGAAGAAGGCGATGGGGGGCGTCTTGTTCATCGACGAAGCCTACTATCTCTACCGTCCCGACAACGAGCGCGACTATGGCCAGGAAGCCATAGAAATCCTCCTGCAGGTGATGGAGAACCAGCGGGACGACCTCGTCGTAATCCTCGCCGGCTATGGGGATCGGATGGAGCGCTTCTATCAGTCCAACCCGGGATTTCGATCGCGCATCGCACATCACATCGACTTCCCGGATTACGAGGACGCAGAGCTGCTCTCCATAGCCGAGACGATGCTGGCCAAGCAGAATTATGTGCTCGACGATGAAGCGACGCAGATGATGGCCGCTTACATTCGCATGAGGCGCACGCAGCCCCACTTCGCCAATGCGCGCTCGATCCGCAATGCGTTGGACCGCGCCCGCCTGCGTCACGCCAATCGTCTTTTCGAAACATCGGTCGGCCCCGTCACAATGCAGGAGATGTCGACCATCCGTGCCGATGACATCAGGGCCAGCCGAGTGTTCTTGACGCCAACAGCCGCGGAAGGTCCCACGACGTGA
- the rpe gene encoding ribulose-phosphate 3-epimerase: MKQTIIAPSVLSADFSRLGEEVEAVAAAGADWIHLDVMDGHFVPNITFGPAVIKAIRNRTDKVFDCHLMITPADPYLAAFADVGCDIITVHAEAGVHLDRSLQTIRDLGKKAGVSLNPSTPETVIEYVLDRLDLVLLMTVNPGFGGQAFIPSVVEKVKRVKAMIGDRPIDIEIDGGVTSQTAPLLASAGANVLVAGSAIFKGGTAAAYSANIAAIRQSADAAS, translated from the coding sequence GTGAAGCAGACGATCATTGCCCCATCGGTCCTCTCGGCCGACTTCTCGCGTCTCGGCGAAGAAGTCGAGGCCGTCGCCGCAGCAGGTGCGGACTGGATCCACCTCGACGTGATGGATGGGCACTTCGTGCCCAACATTACCTTCGGTCCTGCCGTGATCAAGGCAATCCGCAACCGAACGGACAAGGTGTTCGACTGTCACCTGATGATCACGCCAGCCGATCCCTATCTCGCCGCCTTCGCCGATGTAGGTTGCGACATCATAACGGTCCACGCAGAAGCTGGAGTGCACCTCGACCGATCGCTCCAGACCATCCGCGACCTTGGCAAGAAAGCCGGCGTTTCGCTCAATCCGTCGACGCCGGAGACCGTTATCGAATACGTACTGGATCGTCTGGATCTCGTCCTCCTGATGACGGTCAATCCAGGGTTCGGCGGCCAGGCCTTCATTCCCTCGGTGGTCGAGAAGGTGAAGCGCGTGAAGGCGATGATCGGTGATCGACCGATCGATATCGAAATCGACGGCGGGGTGACTTCGCAAACCGCACCCCTCCTCGCATCGGCCGGTGCCAATGTGTTGGTTGCGGGCTCGGCCATTTTCAAAGGCGGGACGGCAGCGGCATACAGCGCCAACATCGCGGCCATTCGCCAATCAGCCGATGCGGCTTCGTGA
- the gph gene encoding phosphoglycolate phosphatase (PGP is an essential enzyme in the glycolate salvage pathway in higher organisms (photorespiration in plants). Phosphoglycolate results from the oxidase activity of RubisCO in the Calvin cycle when concentrations of carbon dioxide are low relative to oxygen. This enzyme is a member of the Haloacid Dehalogenase (HAD) superfamily of aspartate-nucleophile hydrolase enzymes (PF00702).): MNANPAFADLPPRAVFFDLDGTLVDSAPDMAAAVNELMARYGLAPHSLEAVRGMIGHGVEKLIERAFAAHSLALGLEDQSASREQMNEIYGGHLTQLTTLRPGAGSALTAARKAGMRTGVVTNKPEGFSRIVLAHFGLSDELDVVIGGDAGHLKKPAPDMLLAACHACGCSSAQAVMVGDSMADVGAARAAGMRCIIVRGGYTELAAEDLGADRVIDVLDQLESVFLR, from the coding sequence ATGAACGCGAACCCAGCATTCGCGGACCTGCCCCCGCGGGCGGTCTTCTTCGACCTTGATGGAACGCTTGTCGATTCGGCCCCTGATATGGCCGCAGCCGTCAATGAGCTGATGGCGCGCTACGGCCTGGCGCCGCACTCACTCGAGGCAGTGCGTGGCATGATTGGCCATGGGGTCGAGAAACTGATCGAACGAGCCTTCGCGGCGCATTCGCTCGCGCTTGGCTTGGAAGATCAGAGCGCAAGCCGCGAGCAGATGAATGAAATCTATGGGGGTCACCTCACCCAATTGACGACGTTGCGCCCCGGCGCAGGCAGCGCGCTGACCGCAGCTCGCAAGGCTGGGATGCGGACCGGCGTCGTCACCAACAAGCCGGAAGGGTTCTCACGCATTGTCCTGGCGCACTTCGGCTTGTCGGATGAGCTCGATGTCGTCATCGGCGGCGATGCCGGCCATCTGAAAAAACCTGCTCCCGACATGCTTCTGGCTGCCTGTCACGCATGCGGTTGCAGCAGCGCTCAGGCAGTTATGGTGGGAGATAGTATGGCAGACGTCGGAGCCGCCAGGGCCGCGGGCATGCGCTGCATCATAGTGCGCGGCGGATATACCGAACTGGCGGCCGAAGATCTGGGCGCTGATCGCGTTATCGACGTGCTCGACCAACTGGAATCGGTTTTCCTGAGGTAA
- a CDS encoding HAD-IA family hydrolase: protein MALRALVFDVDGTLAETEELHRQSFNETFAEHGLNWVWDHSLYTELLGTTGGRERIVSYAQMVGQNVDADLLHARKTEIYNLKIKQGLISLRPGVVELIEHATNEGLMLAIGTTTSKANVVSLLHETLGPRSLGLFSSIRTGEDVRAKKPDPEVYRLVLSDLGLEGCECLCIEDSRNGLMAARAAGMRTVITASLFTSHEDFSGADLILRNLATPWSSAEFNPYTSMMNQPLEVSRLLRRAGRSGGRRTDA, encoded by the coding sequence ATGGCTCTTCGAGCGCTTGTCTTCGACGTTGACGGCACGCTCGCGGAGACCGAGGAACTGCACCGTCAGTCTTTCAACGAGACTTTTGCCGAGCACGGGCTTAATTGGGTCTGGGACCATAGTCTGTACACCGAGTTGCTCGGCACCACGGGTGGGCGCGAGCGCATTGTTTCGTATGCACAGATGGTGGGGCAAAACGTCGACGCAGATCTCCTGCACGCACGAAAGACAGAAATCTATAACCTCAAGATCAAGCAGGGTCTGATCAGCTTGAGGCCTGGCGTGGTGGAGCTGATCGAGCATGCCACGAATGAGGGGCTGATGCTTGCGATCGGGACCACCACCAGTAAGGCGAATGTGGTGTCGCTCCTCCATGAGACGCTCGGCCCAAGGTCCTTGGGCCTGTTTTCCAGCATCCGTACGGGCGAGGATGTGCGCGCCAAAAAACCCGATCCTGAAGTCTATCGGTTGGTGCTATCGGACCTTGGTCTGGAGGGTTGCGAGTGTCTTTGCATCGAGGATTCCAGGAACGGACTTATGGCTGCTCGTGCGGCGGGCATGCGCACGGTCATCACGGCCAGCCTGTTTACGTCTCACGAGGATTTCAGCGGCGCCGATCTCATCCTACGCAATCTGGCAACGCCATGGTCATCGGCTGAGTTCAACCCTTATACCTCGATGATGAACCAGCCGCTCGAGGTGAGTCGCTTACTGCGGCGTGCCGGGAGGTCCGGCGGGCGGCGAACGGACGCTTGA